One stretch of Streptomyces sp. NBC_01363 DNA includes these proteins:
- a CDS encoding YbaK/EbsC family protein: protein MSTSDATAAEAHPRFAEALRELGLDVEVRRFPEATRTAAEAAAAIGCELSEIVKSLIFEADGSPVLVLMDGSSRVDVERVRAELGAGKVKRAGADLVRETTGYAIGGVPPFGHRTKTRVLADRGLLDHGVVWAAAGTPHTVFPLDPTSLIGHAGGTVVDVREQSK, encoded by the coding sequence ATGAGCACTTCCGATGCCACCGCCGCCGAAGCCCACCCCCGATTCGCCGAGGCCCTGCGGGAGTTGGGACTCGATGTCGAGGTCCGCAGGTTCCCCGAGGCCACCCGTACCGCCGCCGAGGCCGCCGCCGCGATCGGCTGCGAGCTGAGCGAGATCGTCAAGTCGCTGATCTTCGAGGCCGACGGGTCCCCCGTGCTGGTCCTGATGGACGGCTCCTCGCGGGTCGACGTGGAGCGGGTGCGCGCGGAGCTGGGCGCCGGGAAGGTCAAGCGGGCCGGGGCCGATCTGGTCCGGGAGACGACCGGGTACGCGATCGGTGGCGTACCGCCCTTCGGGCACCGTACGAAGACCCGGGTGCTGGCCGACCGGGGGCTGCTGGACCACGGCGTGGTGTGGGCGGCGGCGGGCACCCCGCACACCGTCTTCCCGCTGGACCCCACGTCGCTGATCGGGCACGCCGGCGGAACCGTGGTGGACGTGCGCGAGCAGTCGAAATGA
- a CDS encoding alpha/beta fold hydrolase yields METRGLASMTDEARIRWVALGDTTLKPPVVMLHGGPGLPDYLGGVAPMIADLAPVYRYDQRGTGGSPWQGRHTFARHVDDLAELLDVWDAPAAVLIGHSYGATLAGRFCMAHPDRVAAMLLMCGPFVGEWRTGDRAERDRRMSATQQERLRALQRLPHRTEDQEVELLTLSWFTDHADPERGWHWAAQGARQRRPVNWLMNRDLGEEGRADPLDQHLDELRGCLPARVEILGGADDPRPLSALESLALRLDVPLTRVDGAGHEPWLEQPDAARAHLRGFVRGAVGP; encoded by the coding sequence ATGGAGACCCGGGGCCTCGCGTCGATGACCGACGAGGCCCGAATTCGCTGGGTGGCGCTGGGGGACACGACCCTGAAGCCACCCGTGGTCATGCTCCACGGCGGCCCAGGTCTGCCGGACTACCTGGGCGGCGTCGCCCCGATGATCGCGGACCTCGCGCCCGTGTACCGCTACGACCAGCGCGGCACGGGCGGGTCCCCGTGGCAGGGTCGCCATACCTTCGCCCGGCATGTCGACGACCTCGCTGAGCTTCTCGACGTATGGGACGCGCCTGCGGCCGTACTGATCGGGCACTCCTACGGCGCCACCCTGGCCGGCCGGTTCTGCATGGCCCACCCGGACCGGGTGGCCGCGATGCTGCTGATGTGCGGGCCGTTCGTCGGCGAGTGGCGCACGGGGGACCGGGCGGAACGCGACCGCCGCATGTCCGCGACGCAACAGGAGCGACTCCGCGCGCTGCAGCGGTTGCCGCACCGCACGGAGGACCAGGAAGTCGAGTTGCTCACGTTGTCCTGGTTCACCGACCACGCCGATCCCGAACGCGGTTGGCACTGGGCCGCGCAGGGTGCCCGGCAACGCCGCCCCGTCAACTGGCTCATGAACCGTGACCTCGGCGAGGAAGGACGTGCGGACCCGCTCGACCAGCACCTCGACGAGCTGCGCGGGTGCCTGCCCGCGCGGGTGGAGATCCTCGGCGGTGCCGATGACCCCCGCCCGCTGTCGGCACTCGAATCGCTCGCGCTCCGGCTGGATGTGCCACTGACCCGGGTCGACGGCGCGGGCCACGAACCCTGGCTCGAACAGCCCGATGCCGCACGCGCGCACCTTCGGGGATTCGTGCGGGGCGCGGTGGGCCCGTAG
- a CDS encoding TatD family hydrolase: MSRTEAPPLPEPLRVPVADSHTHLDMQDATVEEGLARAAAVNVTTVIQVGCDVAGSRWAAETAAAHANVHAAVALHPNEAPRIVHGDPDGTSRQGAREAGGQAALHEALAEIDALAALDHVRGVGETGLDYFRTGPEGMAAQEESFRAHIEIAKRHGKALVIHDREAHADVLRVLADAGAPERTVFHCYSGDADMARICADAGYFMSFAGNVTFKNAQPLRDALAVAPTELVLVETDAPFLTPAPYRGRPNAPYLIPVTLRAMAEVKGVDEDTLAAAIADNTARAFDY, encoded by the coding sequence ATGAGCCGTACCGAAGCCCCGCCGCTGCCCGAACCCCTCCGGGTACCGGTCGCCGATTCGCACACCCACCTGGACATGCAGGACGCGACCGTCGAGGAGGGCCTGGCCAGGGCCGCGGCGGTCAATGTGACCACCGTGATCCAGGTGGGGTGCGACGTGGCCGGCTCGCGCTGGGCCGCCGAGACCGCCGCCGCACACGCGAACGTGCACGCGGCGGTCGCCCTGCACCCCAACGAGGCACCGCGCATCGTGCACGGCGACCCCGACGGCACCTCGCGCCAGGGGGCGCGCGAAGCGGGCGGGCAGGCGGCGCTGCACGAGGCGCTCGCGGAGATCGACGCGCTGGCCGCGCTCGACCACGTACGGGGCGTCGGCGAGACCGGACTGGACTACTTCCGTACGGGCCCCGAGGGCATGGCCGCCCAGGAGGAGTCCTTCCGGGCCCACATCGAGATCGCCAAACGGCACGGCAAGGCGCTGGTCATCCACGATCGCGAGGCGCACGCGGACGTGCTGCGCGTCCTCGCCGACGCGGGCGCCCCCGAGCGGACCGTTTTCCACTGCTACTCCGGCGACGCGGACATGGCCCGGATCTGCGCGGACGCCGGGTACTTCATGTCCTTCGCGGGCAATGTCACCTTCAAGAACGCCCAGCCGCTGCGGGACGCCCTGGCCGTCGCCCCGACGGAGCTGGTCCTGGTCGAGACGGACGCACCGTTCCTGACGCCCGCCCCGTACCGTGGCCGGCCCAACGCGCCGTATCTCATCCCGGTCACACTCCGTGCGATGGCCGAGGTGAAGGGGGTCGACGAGGACACCCTGGCGGCGGCGATCGCGGACAACACGGCACGGGCCTTCGACTACTGA
- a CDS encoding 4-(cytidine 5'-diphospho)-2-C-methyl-D-erythritol kinase gives MSVTVRVPAKVNVQLAVGAPRPDGFHDLANVFLAVGLYDEVTVTPADELRITCSGPDAAQVPLDATNLAARAAIALAERHGIAPDVHIHIAKDIPVAGGMAGGSADGAAALLACDALWSTGATRDELLAICAELGSDVPFSLVGGAALGTGRGERLTPVDVGGTFHWVFAVADGGLSTPAVYGEFDRLTADTDVPVPEASPALLDALRTGDPAALAEALSNDLQPAALSLRPSLADTLAAGTAAGALGALVSGSGPTTAFLVADAESAQKVAEALLTSGTCRNARAAVSPAPGAAVV, from the coding sequence GTGAGCGTCACCGTCCGCGTACCCGCCAAGGTCAACGTCCAGCTCGCGGTCGGCGCCCCGCGCCCCGACGGCTTCCACGACCTGGCCAATGTCTTCCTCGCCGTCGGCCTGTACGACGAGGTCACCGTCACCCCCGCCGACGAGCTGCGCATCACCTGCTCCGGCCCGGACGCCGCCCAGGTCCCGCTGGACGCGACGAACCTCGCCGCCCGCGCCGCCATCGCGCTGGCCGAGCGGCACGGCATCGCGCCCGATGTGCACATCCACATCGCCAAGGACATCCCCGTCGCGGGCGGCATGGCGGGCGGCAGCGCCGACGGCGCTGCCGCGCTGCTGGCCTGCGACGCCCTCTGGTCCACCGGCGCCACCCGGGACGAGCTGCTCGCCATCTGCGCGGAGCTGGGCAGCGACGTCCCGTTCAGTCTGGTCGGCGGCGCCGCCCTCGGCACCGGACGCGGCGAGCGGCTGACCCCGGTCGATGTCGGCGGCACCTTCCACTGGGTCTTCGCGGTCGCCGACGGCGGGCTCTCCACCCCGGCCGTCTACGGCGAGTTCGACCGGCTGACGGCGGACACCGACGTCCCCGTACCGGAAGCCTCCCCGGCACTTCTCGACGCCCTGCGCACCGGCGACCCCGCCGCGCTCGCCGAGGCGCTCTCCAACGACCTCCAGCCCGCCGCGCTCTCCCTGCGCCCCTCGCTCGCCGACACCCTCGCCGCGGGCACCGCGGCCGGTGCCCTGGGCGCCCTGGTCTCGGGCTCCGGGCCGACCACCGCGTTCCTGGTGGCGGACGCGGAGTCGGCGCAGAAGGTGGCCGAGGCCCTGCTCACCTCGGGCACCTGCCGGAACGCACGGGCCGCGGTGTCCCCGGCACCGGGCGCGGCCGTCGTCTGA
- a CDS encoding dolichyl-phosphate-mannose--protein mannosyltransferase: MTSTAPEARQGQDAGEPHGEEPASWQQRLRRFGHSPRPGIGLRERLVPPFTRPGAQLWAVLGISPPMAERLVRWSAWGGPLLVALVAGVLRFWNLGSPHALIFDETYYAKDSWALINQGYEGDWPKDIDKLILEDPSKVHIPVDPGYVVHPPVGKWIIGLGEHFFGFTPFGWRFMVAVLGTLSVLMLCRIGRRLFRSTFLGCLAGTLLAVDGLHFVMSRTALLDLVLMFFVLAAFGALLIDRDWARRRLAAALPVDEEGVLRPDAGVAENLRLGWRPWRITAGLMLGLAFATKWNGLYIMVGFGLMTVLWDVGARRTAGAVRPYLAVLKRDLLPAFVSTVPVALLTYLVSWTGWIVTGKGYYRNWAQTDGRGGNWTWLPDWLRSLWHYEYQVYEFHVNLTSGHTYQSNPWSWIVLGRPVSYFWKEQPGCKASETGKCAREVLAIGTPLLWWAACFALVYVLWRWFFRRDWRAGAIACGVAAGWLPWFLYQERTIFLFYAVVFVPFLCLAVTMMIGAMLGPAAGTGPKQELGLMTGDPSGERRRTLGAIAAGVLVLLIIWNFIYFWPIYTGTPIPDGSWRDRMWLDTWI, from the coding sequence GTGACGAGTACTGCGCCCGAAGCCCGACAGGGCCAAGACGCCGGGGAACCGCACGGCGAAGAACCGGCCTCCTGGCAGCAGCGGCTGCGCCGCTTCGGCCATTCGCCCCGGCCCGGGATCGGGCTGCGCGAGCGGCTTGTCCCGCCGTTCACCAGGCCCGGCGCCCAGCTGTGGGCAGTGCTCGGGATCTCCCCGCCGATGGCCGAGCGCCTGGTGCGGTGGTCGGCGTGGGGCGGTCCGCTGCTGGTGGCGCTGGTCGCCGGGGTGCTGCGGTTCTGGAATCTGGGCAGCCCGCACGCGCTGATATTCGACGAGACGTACTACGCCAAGGACTCCTGGGCCCTGATCAACCAGGGGTACGAGGGCGACTGGCCCAAGGACATCGACAAGCTGATCCTCGAAGACCCGTCGAAGGTGCACATCCCGGTGGACCCGGGCTATGTGGTGCACCCGCCGGTCGGCAAGTGGATCATCGGGCTCGGTGAGCACTTCTTCGGGTTCACGCCGTTCGGCTGGCGGTTCATGGTGGCGGTGCTCGGCACGCTGTCGGTGCTGATGCTGTGCCGGATCGGGCGGCGGCTGTTCCGCTCGACGTTCCTGGGCTGTCTGGCGGGCACCCTGCTCGCCGTCGACGGTCTGCATTTCGTGATGAGCCGCACCGCGCTGCTCGACCTGGTGCTGATGTTCTTCGTGCTGGCGGCGTTCGGCGCGCTGCTGATCGACCGCGACTGGGCGCGGCGCAGACTCGCCGCGGCGCTGCCGGTCGACGAGGAGGGGGTGCTGCGCCCCGACGCGGGGGTCGCGGAGAATCTGCGGCTCGGCTGGCGTCCCTGGCGGATCACCGCGGGCCTGATGCTGGGGCTGGCCTTCGCCACCAAGTGGAACGGCCTGTACATCATGGTCGGCTTCGGCCTGATGACCGTGCTGTGGGATGTGGGCGCGCGCCGGACCGCGGGCGCGGTCCGTCCGTACCTGGCGGTGCTGAAGCGGGATCTGCTGCCCGCGTTCGTCTCGACGGTCCCGGTCGCGCTCCTCACGTATCTCGTCTCCTGGACCGGCTGGATCGTCACCGGCAAGGGCTACTACCGGAACTGGGCGCAGACCGACGGCCGGGGCGGCAACTGGACATGGCTGCCGGACTGGCTGCGCAGCCTGTGGCACTACGAGTACCAGGTCTACGAATTCCATGTGAACCTCACGTCCGGCCACACCTACCAGTCCAATCCCTGGAGCTGGATCGTGCTCGGCCGGCCCGTCTCGTACTTCTGGAAGGAACAGCCGGGCTGCAAGGCGTCGGAGACCGGCAAGTGCGCGCGCGAGGTGCTGGCGATCGGGACACCGCTGCTGTGGTGGGCGGCGTGCTTCGCCCTGGTGTACGTGCTGTGGCGGTGGTTCTTCCGGCGCGACTGGCGGGCGGGTGCGATCGCCTGCGGTGTGGCGGCGGGCTGGCTGCCCTGGTTCCTCTACCAGGAGCGGACGATCTTCCTCTTCTACGCGGTCGTGTTCGTGCCGTTCCTGTGTCTCGCGGTGACGATGATGATCGGCGCGATGCTGGGCCCGGCGGCCGGGACCGGGCCGAAACAGGAGCTGGGCCTGATGACCGGCGATCCCTCGGGCGAGCGCCGGCGGACGCTGGGCGCGATTGCGGCGGGCGTCCTGGTCCTGCTGATCATCTGGAATTTCATTTATTTCTGGCCGATCTACACGGGCACGCCGATCCCCGACGGTTCCTGGCGCGACCGGATGTGGCTGGACACCTGGATCTAG
- the rsmA gene encoding 16S rRNA (adenine(1518)-N(6)/adenine(1519)-N(6))-dimethyltransferase RsmA, whose translation MSTTEPDALLGPADIRELAAALGVRPTKQRGQNFVIDANTVRRIVRTAEVRPDDVVVEVGPGLGSLTLALLEAADRVVAVEIDDVLAGALPSTVAARMPGRADRFALVHSDAMLVRELPGPPPTALVANLPYNVAVPVLLTMLERFPSIERTLVMVQAEVADRLAARPGNKVYGVPSVKANWYADVKRAGSIGRNVFWPAPNVDSGLVSLVRRTEPIATSASRAEVFAVVDAAFAQRRKTLRAALAGWAGSAPAAEAALVAAGISPQARGEALTVEEFAAIAENKPTGSGE comes from the coding sequence GTGAGCACCACTGAGCCCGACGCCCTCCTGGGCCCCGCAGACATCCGCGAGCTGGCCGCCGCGCTGGGCGTACGCCCGACCAAGCAGCGCGGTCAGAACTTCGTCATCGACGCCAATACGGTCCGCCGGATCGTGCGGACGGCGGAAGTCCGCCCGGACGACGTCGTCGTCGAAGTCGGTCCGGGGCTCGGCTCGTTGACCCTGGCGCTGCTGGAGGCGGCGGACCGGGTCGTCGCCGTCGAGATCGACGACGTGCTGGCGGGCGCGCTGCCGTCCACCGTCGCCGCCCGGATGCCGGGGCGTGCCGACCGGTTCGCCCTGGTGCACTCCGACGCGATGCTGGTCCGGGAGCTGCCCGGCCCGCCGCCCACCGCGCTGGTCGCGAACCTGCCGTACAACGTCGCCGTGCCGGTCCTGCTGACCATGCTGGAGCGCTTCCCGTCCATCGAGCGCACCCTCGTCATGGTCCAGGCCGAGGTCGCCGACCGGCTGGCCGCGCGGCCGGGCAACAAGGTCTACGGTGTGCCGTCCGTGAAGGCCAACTGGTACGCGGACGTCAAGCGGGCCGGCTCCATCGGCCGCAACGTCTTCTGGCCCGCCCCGAACGTCGACTCCGGTCTGGTGTCCCTGGTCCGGCGCACGGAGCCGATCGCGACGAGCGCGAGCAGGGCCGAGGTCTTCGCGGTCGTCGACGCGGCCTTCGCCCAGCGTCGCAAGACACTGCGGGCGGCCCTGGCCGGCTGGGCGGGCTCCGCCCCCGCCGCCGAGGCGGCCCTGGTCGCCGCCGGGATCTCGCCGCAGGCCCGCGGCGAGGCGCTGACGGTCGAGGAGTTCGCCGCCATCGCCGAGAACAAGCCCACCGGGAGTGGCGAGTGA
- the rsmI gene encoding 16S rRNA (cytidine(1402)-2'-O)-methyltransferase, whose product MALVTGTTGTLVLAGTPIGDVADAPPRLAAELETADVVAAEDTRRLRRLTQALGIHTTGRVVSYFEGNESARTPELVEALTGGARVLLVTDAGMPSVSDPGYRLVAAAVEKDIKVTAVPGPSAVLTALALSALPVDRFCFEGFLPRKAGERLGRLREVADERRTMVFFEAPHRLDDTLAAMAEVFGADRRAAVCRELTKTYEEVKRGPLGELAVWAAEGVRGEITVVVEGAAESGPEELDAEELVRRVRVREEAGERRKEAIAAVAADAGLPKREVFDAVVAAKNAARTVPAEGKGLA is encoded by the coding sequence ATGGCTCTTGTGACTGGAACGACTGGAACGCTGGTACTCGCAGGAACCCCCATCGGCGATGTGGCGGACGCCCCGCCACGCCTTGCCGCCGAACTGGAGACGGCGGACGTCGTCGCCGCCGAGGACACCCGGCGGCTGCGCCGCCTCACCCAGGCGCTCGGCATCCACACCACCGGGCGGGTCGTCTCCTACTTCGAGGGCAACGAGTCGGCCCGTACGCCCGAACTCGTCGAGGCGCTGACCGGCGGCGCCCGCGTCCTGCTGGTCACGGACGCCGGGATGCCGTCCGTCTCCGACCCCGGCTACCGGCTCGTGGCCGCCGCCGTGGAGAAGGACATCAAGGTCACCGCGGTCCCCGGCCCGTCCGCCGTGCTGACGGCGCTCGCCCTGTCCGCGCTGCCCGTCGACCGCTTCTGCTTCGAGGGCTTCCTGCCCCGCAAGGCGGGCGAACGGCTCGGCCGACTGCGCGAGGTCGCCGACGAGCGCCGGACCATGGTCTTCTTCGAGGCCCCGCACCGGCTCGACGACACCCTCGCCGCGATGGCCGAGGTCTTCGGCGCCGACCGCAGGGCCGCCGTGTGCCGGGAGCTGACCAAGACGTACGAGGAAGTGAAGCGCGGCCCGCTGGGCGAGCTGGCGGTCTGGGCGGCCGAAGGAGTACGCGGCGAGATCACCGTCGTCGTCGAGGGCGCGGCCGAATCCGGGCCCGAGGAACTGGACGCCGAGGAACTGGTACGCAGGGTGCGGGTGCGCGAGGAGGCGGGGGAGCGGCGCAAGGAGGCGATCGCCGCCGTCGCCGCCGACGCGGGGCTGCCCAAGCGCGAAGTGTTCGACGCGGTCGTCGCGGCAAAGAATGCGGCGCGAACCGTACCCGCGGAGGGCAAAGGACTAGCGTAA
- a CDS encoding penicillin-binding transpeptidase domain-containing protein has product MRSGAKVAIVGGVFAVVVGGVGYGAYNILDGLGGGGGDGTGSKSASAEVKTGPVTKAEIGDASKKFLQAWASGDSDTASQLTNNAAEAGSVLTDYRESAHVTEAVITPGPAVGSKVPYTVKATVSFEGTSKPWSYSSELTVVRGLTTGRPLVDWSPTVIHPDLTDGASLKTGEAAAPSIEAVDHNGRALTKEKYPSLGSILDALREKYGEKAGGTAGIETWIEGADAGSPDKTLLTLTKGRPGKLRTTLDANAQAAAEMAVKKFSQASVVAVQPSTGAIRAVANNPATGFNAAMQGKQAPGSTMKIVTAAMLIEKGLASADQKIECPPTATYYSRTFKNLDDFSIPDGTLTTSFARSCNTAFIKLIDDTKDDAALAKEARDVFGIGLDWQTGVVSFDGSVPEETQGEAAAQYIGQGTVQMNALNMASITATAKTGTFHQPIIVAPELDGRPIATASRSLPGYVSQQVTNMMRQTASWGTGRNAMASVGGDKGAKTGSAEVDGQATSNSWFTGFSNDLAAAAVVQSGGHGGDAAGPVVAAVLRAGS; this is encoded by the coding sequence ATGCGCAGTGGAGCGAAGGTTGCGATAGTCGGCGGAGTGTTCGCGGTCGTGGTCGGCGGGGTGGGCTACGGGGCGTACAACATCCTGGACGGGCTGGGCGGCGGGGGCGGCGACGGTACGGGCAGCAAGTCCGCCTCCGCCGAGGTGAAGACGGGCCCGGTCACCAAGGCGGAGATCGGCGACGCGTCCAAGAAGTTCCTCCAGGCCTGGGCGAGCGGCGACTCGGACACCGCGTCCCAGCTCACCAACAACGCGGCCGAGGCCGGGTCGGTCCTCACGGACTACCGCGAGAGCGCCCACGTCACCGAGGCGGTGATCACCCCGGGCCCCGCGGTCGGCTCGAAGGTGCCGTACACGGTGAAGGCGACCGTCTCCTTCGAGGGCACGTCCAAGCCCTGGTCGTACTCCTCCGAGCTGACCGTGGTGCGCGGACTGACCACCGGCAGGCCCCTGGTGGACTGGTCCCCCACCGTGATCCACCCGGACCTGACGGACGGCGCGTCGCTCAAGACGGGTGAGGCGGCGGCCCCGTCGATCGAGGCCGTCGACCACAACGGCAGGGCGCTCACCAAGGAGAAGTACCCCTCCTTGGGCTCGATCCTGGACGCGCTGCGCGAGAAGTACGGCGAGAAGGCCGGCGGCACCGCGGGCATCGAGACCTGGATCGAGGGCGCGGACGCGGGCAGCCCGGACAAGACCCTGCTGACCCTCACCAAGGGCAGGCCGGGCAAGCTGCGGACCACCCTGGACGCCAACGCCCAGGCGGCGGCCGAGATGGCCGTGAAGAAGTTCAGCCAGGCCTCGGTGGTCGCGGTCCAGCCGTCCACGGGCGCGATCCGCGCGGTCGCCAACAACCCGGCCACCGGCTTCAACGCGGCGATGCAGGGCAAGCAGGCGCCCGGTTCGACGATGAAGATCGTGACGGCGGCGATGCTGATCGAGAAGGGCCTCGCCTCGGCCGACCAGAAGATCGAGTGCCCGCCGACCGCGACGTACTACAGCCGCACCTTCAAGAACCTGGACGACTTCTCCATCCCCGACGGCACCCTGACGACCAGCTTCGCCCGCTCCTGCAACACGGCCTTCATCAAGCTGATCGACGACACGAAGGACGACGCGGCGCTCGCCAAGGAGGCCCGCGACGTCTTCGGGATCGGCCTGGACTGGCAGACCGGCGTCGTCTCCTTCGACGGCAGCGTGCCCGAGGAGACCCAGGGCGAGGCCGCCGCGCAGTACATCGGGCAGGGCACGGTCCAGATGAACGCCCTCAACATGGCGTCCATCACCGCCACCGCGAAGACCGGCACCTTCCACCAGCCGATCATCGTGGCCCCGGAACTCGACGGCCGGCCGATCGCCACCGCGTCCCGTTCACTGCCCGGGTACGTATCCCAGCAGGTCACCAACATGATGCGCCAGACCGCGAGTTGGGGCACCGGAAGGAATGCCATGGCCTCGGTCGGCGGCGACAAGGGTGCCAAGACGGGCTCGGCGGAGGTGGACGGCCAGGCCACGTCCAACAGCTGGTTCACCGGCTTCAGCAACGACCTGGCCGCCGCCGCGGTCGTCCAGTCCGGCGGCCACGGCGGCGACGCGGCGGGCCCGGTGGTCGCGGCGGTCCTTCGCGCGGGGTCGTGA
- a CDS encoding DMT family transporter, whose amino-acid sequence MTPLVAFAVLIAAVTHASWNAIAHAIKDQLLSFTLISGGGLLIGAAAACFVPFPAAGAWPYLLVSAALHVAYMLLLMRSFTLGDFGQMYPIARGTAPLVVTVLAAVFVGEHPDGWATAGVAVASAGLVGLALWGIRGSGRRPDWPALLAALATGLAIAGYTTVDGVGVRASGTPLGYIAWLMILEGLAIPAYALYRRRAELLPALRPFAVRGLLGAALSVTAYGLVLWAQTRAALAPIAALRESSIIVGAAIGTLFFKERFGAPRIAAAGLMVVGIGLMLHTS is encoded by the coding sequence ATGACGCCGCTGGTCGCGTTCGCGGTCCTGATCGCGGCGGTCACGCACGCCAGTTGGAACGCCATCGCGCACGCGATCAAGGACCAGCTCCTCTCCTTCACCCTGATCTCCGGCGGCGGTCTGCTGATCGGCGCGGCCGCCGCCTGCTTCGTCCCGTTCCCGGCCGCCGGGGCCTGGCCGTATCTGCTGGTCTCGGCCGCGCTCCATGTGGCGTACATGCTGCTGCTGATGCGTTCGTTCACCCTGGGCGACTTCGGGCAGATGTACCCGATCGCCCGGGGCACGGCGCCGCTGGTGGTGACGGTCCTCGCCGCGGTCTTCGTCGGCGAGCACCCGGACGGCTGGGCCACCGCCGGAGTCGCGGTGGCCTCGGCGGGGCTGGTCGGGCTGGCCCTCTGGGGCATCCGGGGCTCCGGCAGGCGCCCCGACTGGCCGGCCCTGCTGGCCGCCCTCGCGACCGGCCTGGCCATCGCCGGGTACACCACGGTGGACGGCGTCGGCGTCCGCGCCTCCGGCACCCCGCTCGGCTACATCGCCTGGCTGATGATCCTGGAGGGCCTGGCCATCCCGGCCTACGCGCTGTACCGCCGCCGCGCCGAACTCCTGCCCGCCCTCCGCCCGTTCGCCGTACGCGGACTGCTGGGCGCGGCCCTGTCGGTGACGGCGTACGGCCTCGTCCTGTGGGCCCAGACCCGGGCGGCACTGGCCCCGATCGCGGCCCTGCGGGAGTCGTCGATCATCGTCGGAGCGGCCATCGGGACGCTGTTCTTCAAGGAGCGGTTCGGCGCACCGCGGATCGCGGCGGCGGGGCTGATGGTGGTCGGCATCGGGCTGATGCTGCACACGAGTTGA